One Nitrospirota bacterium DNA segment encodes these proteins:
- a CDS encoding zinc ABC transporter substrate-binding protein gives MFNITGLIKKGLTLGVIAISIAGMNISSEAKPFVVGTTEHEALLAKEIGGGLIDVRSLVSAEEDPHFVEPNKTMVPILNKADLLLVNGQDIEVGWLGFLLVDTRNGKIMRDQDNYINLSEEATILPYAAEELRQTKFYTVILGMGLGKTVGNHHYWLDPANEIPMINNIKKGLISVDPSNSKTYESNAQGLINRLEEKIKEWDAKMVPFKGKKIISYHRDWTYLAHRHGLSIVGYVEPREMTRPAEGDLNNLANRSQNKGVSAILMSENQKPPYVDIEAVKNLALKIHSKIVVLPDSLSESGKQTDIVAFFDRIYDELASALK, from the coding sequence ATGTTTAATATCACTGGTTTAATCAAAAAAGGGCTGACACTCGGTGTCATCGCCATTTCAATAGCGGGAATGAATATTTCTTCAGAAGCTAAACCGTTTGTGGTCGGAACGACGGAACACGAAGCTCTCCTGGCGAAAGAAATCGGTGGCGGCCTGATCGACGTACGGTCACTGGTTAGCGCAGAAGAAGATCCACATTTTGTGGAGCCGAACAAAACAATGGTTCCGATCTTAAACAAGGCGGATCTTCTGTTGGTGAACGGGCAGGACATTGAGGTCGGCTGGCTGGGATTTCTTTTGGTCGATACCCGGAATGGGAAAATTATGAGGGATCAGGACAACTATATCAATCTCTCGGAAGAGGCAACGATACTCCCTTATGCTGCGGAAGAGTTGAGACAGACTAAATTCTATACCGTCATCCTCGGCATGGGGCTGGGGAAGACGGTGGGTAACCACCATTACTGGCTTGATCCGGCCAATGAGATTCCGATGATCAACAATATTAAGAAAGGTCTGATCAGCGTGGATCCCTCCAATTCAAAGACCTATGAGTCCAACGCCCAGGGATTGATTAACCGCTTGGAAGAAAAAATCAAGGAATGGGATGCCAAAATGGTTCCTTTTAAAGGGAAAAAAATCATCTCCTACCATCGGGACTGGACTTATCTCGCCCATCGCCATGGTCTGTCCATTGTCGGATACGTGGAACCGAGAGAGATGACCCGGCCGGCCGAGGGGGATTTGAACAATCTGGCTAACCGGAGTCAAAATAAAGGGGTTTCGGCAATCTTGATGTCCGAGAATCAGAAACCTCCCTATGTCGATATCGAGGCGGTGAAAAATCTGGCATTAAAAATCCATTCTAAAATTGTAGTGCTCCCGGACAGTTTGAGTGAGTCCGGAAAGCAAACCGATATCGTCGCCTTTTTTGACCGGATATATGACGAATTGGCTTCTGCGCTTAAATAA
- a CDS encoding cytochrome C, whose product MKKQLLFLSILVLFLLTPSKVHSFDLLKGVMPGEVASLHQKIEGNCLECHTIGQKFFFDKCLVCHKEAKRDVDQKRGFHGKIDATKCEICHSDHKGRVFELVDLKKDEFDHRKTEFDLEGKHQKADCDKCHKKPKYRETQKECSPCHIKDDYHKEALGKNCKECHNAKSWKEAKFDHATTHFPLIGRHVTGKQGPVVCEKCHTAQNFTKTPKECFSCHEKEDKHKGSLGKVCESCHTAREWKEIKFDHSKTDFPLVGKHEEAKCEKCHQPQKKFKETPKACFSCHQKEDKHKGSLGKNCETCHTAREWKEIKFDHNKTDFKLEGKHIDTKCEKCHLPLKKVKEAPKTCIGCHLKEDKHKGNLGKDCETCHTAKTWKEQNFDHNKFEYKLVGTHQKVECIKCHQTPQLKQTPKLCYDCHKKDDYHKEKLGPKCDRCHQIVPKWKEIRFDHSTTKYPLVGKHIPVLCSKCHANEKYKISIDCISCHQKDDKHRGKLGESCARCHTENSWKEIDKFNHKKTNFPLEGKHIETKCALCHKTQLFKDAPRLCIDCHKKDDEHKGLFGKKCEACHTAKTWEREDFNHFKETGYPLLDKHRNVKCPECHTQTMFVAKTSRMCVSCHRRDDIHDGELGQRCEICHSEIDFKVIKKDSSLTR is encoded by the coding sequence TTGAAGAAACAGCTTCTATTTCTATCCATTCTCGTTCTTTTCTTATTGACTCCGTCCAAAGTCCACTCATTTGACCTCCTCAAAGGGGTCATGCCGGGCGAAGTTGCCTCTCTCCATCAGAAGATTGAAGGAAACTGTCTGGAATGCCACACCATCGGCCAGAAATTCTTTTTTGACAAATGCCTCGTCTGCCACAAAGAGGCAAAACGAGATGTCGACCAGAAGAGAGGATTTCATGGAAAAATCGATGCCACCAAATGCGAAATCTGCCACAGCGACCACAAAGGGAGAGTCTTTGAACTGGTCGATCTGAAAAAAGATGAGTTTGATCATCGTAAAACGGAATTTGATCTCGAAGGGAAACATCAAAAGGCAGACTGCGATAAATGCCACAAAAAGCCGAAATACCGTGAAACACAGAAAGAGTGCTCTCCCTGTCATATTAAGGATGACTACCATAAAGAGGCGCTCGGAAAGAACTGCAAGGAGTGCCACAACGCGAAAAGCTGGAAAGAGGCGAAATTTGATCACGCAACGACCCATTTTCCCCTGATCGGGCGACATGTCACCGGAAAACAGGGTCCTGTCGTCTGTGAAAAATGCCATACCGCTCAAAATTTTACCAAAACGCCCAAAGAGTGTTTTTCATGTCATGAAAAAGAAGACAAACATAAAGGGTCATTGGGAAAAGTATGTGAAAGTTGCCATACAGCTCGGGAATGGAAAGAGATCAAATTCGACCATTCCAAAACCGATTTTCCGCTCGTGGGTAAGCACGAAGAAGCCAAATGCGAAAAATGCCATCAACCCCAGAAGAAATTTAAAGAGACCCCCAAGGCCTGTTTCAGCTGTCATCAGAAAGAGGACAAGCACAAAGGATCATTGGGCAAGAATTGTGAAACCTGCCATACCGCCCGGGAATGGAAAGAAATTAAATTCGACCATAACAAGACAGACTTTAAGCTTGAAGGCAAACATATCGATACGAAATGCGAAAAATGCCATCTTCCTCTTAAAAAAGTCAAGGAAGCGCCCAAGACCTGTATCGGTTGCCATTTAAAAGAGGATAAACATAAAGGAAACCTCGGCAAGGATTGTGAGACCTGCCATACCGCAAAAACGTGGAAGGAACAAAACTTTGACCACAATAAATTTGAGTACAAATTAGTCGGAACCCATCAAAAGGTCGAATGTATCAAATGCCACCAGACTCCCCAGCTTAAACAGACACCGAAACTCTGTTACGACTGCCATAAGAAAGATGATTACCATAAAGAAAAATTGGGGCCGAAATGCGATCGCTGTCATCAGATTGTGCCCAAGTGGAAGGAGATTAGATTTGACCATTCCACGACAAAATATCCCTTGGTTGGGAAGCATATTCCGGTACTCTGCAGTAAATGCCATGCGAATGAGAAATATAAGATTTCCATCGATTGTATTTCTTGCCACCAAAAAGATGATAAGCATCGGGGAAAGCTGGGTGAATCCTGTGCGCGATGCCATACGGAAAATTCCTGGAAAGAGATCGACAAATTCAATCACAAAAAGACCAATTTCCCTCTCGAAGGGAAACATATCGAGACCAAATGCGCGCTTTGCCACAAAACCCAGCTCTTTAAAGATGCGCCCAGGCTCTGTATCGATTGTCACAAGAAAGATGACGAGCACAAAGGGTTATTCGGGAAGAAATGCGAAGCCTGCCATACGGCAAAGACCTGGGAAAGAGAAGATTTTAATCATTTCAAAGAGACCGGGTATCCGCTTCTTGATAAACATAGAAATGTGAAATGCCCCGAATGCCATACCCAGACCATGTTTGTGGCAAAAACCTCCAGAATGTGTGTCAGCTGTCATCGGAGAGATGATATTCATGACGGAGAATTGGGCCAGCGATGTGAAATCTGTCACAGTGAAATCGATTTTAAGGTGATTAAAAAAGACTCTTCTCTGACGCGATAA
- a CDS encoding tetratricopeptide repeat protein translates to MANAIRFYEQSDFVKAKKLFLHLIETRIGSPEIEDAQWYLVLISEKSDKPNIIRQKIRLFVKSYPGSSHKKAAEGKLVLLDQKLPSSSVTSGAASSVQAHPSPKDQSDELAKAIQLFQQEEYNQAKSLFYRLIQSGNGTSSVEEAYWYLALISEKTEKPALALESFKRFLKSFPASLHKKDAEEKSQLLAKSGTATGDLKGKEGAEKKETPAKRVPVRTGPDRISGSLITEYLYDYALAGVPEGMSSNTQSRLSEFLDFRWRKGSGPDLRFNFSGMNANDFLVNRNDRTRLNKLYLEGNNVGWFSNFRLGRQPSSGSTLFNRFDGLSFGLPVSSVTWTNSVGAPVDIFATDTLAIESERKFYESYLSVVDYYHITGKIYFTQEYFQEFSTRRAVGLNAFWMYENFNLTTLLDRDIDFNKINDAMVNFDYTRSIFHYSGLVEYRRNPFLDFNTALADPANFLATPPITTMDDLIATKSREEIMASALAATQTTLDYSLGLSIDLSLIWRVDFRYGKTFYNPTDLASHMITFPMVDSEKIADRYSAFILERNYFNQNEIISTLFLYSPGTDSTNTSIVANMLRIWPSGFQGGLRFRYENTVFNLSAGSSLTRYVPGFVMRYSLKNGVEASLEGDYLMEDNSFSSGWNNTIQTRTSVSIPF, encoded by the coding sequence ATGGCTAACGCGATTCGTTTTTATGAGCAATCGGACTTCGTCAAAGCCAAAAAACTGTTTTTGCATCTGATTGAAACGCGAATTGGTTCTCCGGAAATTGAAGATGCGCAGTGGTACCTGGTTCTGATCAGCGAGAAATCAGACAAACCGAATATCATTCGGCAGAAAATCAGATTATTTGTAAAAAGTTATCCCGGCAGTTCTCACAAGAAAGCGGCGGAGGGCAAATTAGTCCTTCTTGATCAGAAGTTGCCATCTAGTTCGGTCACTTCTGGCGCCGCCAGTTCCGTCCAGGCACATCCATCCCCTAAAGATCAATCTGATGAACTGGCCAAAGCAATCCAGCTCTTTCAGCAAGAAGAGTATAATCAGGCGAAATCGCTCTTTTATCGCCTGATTCAAAGCGGCAATGGTACGTCATCTGTGGAAGAAGCGTATTGGTATCTTGCTTTGATCAGCGAAAAGACGGAGAAGCCGGCTCTAGCCCTGGAAAGTTTCAAGCGCTTTTTGAAAAGTTTCCCCGCTTCACTTCATAAAAAAGATGCGGAAGAAAAGAGCCAGCTCCTGGCAAAATCGGGTACGGCAACCGGGGATCTTAAAGGGAAGGAAGGCGCGGAGAAGAAAGAAACCCCGGCAAAGCGGGTTCCGGTTCGAACAGGTCCGGACAGAATCTCCGGCTCACTCATTACCGAATATCTTTACGATTATGCCCTCGCAGGTGTTCCTGAAGGGATGTCTTCGAATACCCAGAGCCGCCTGAGCGAATTTCTGGATTTCAGATGGCGGAAGGGATCCGGTCCCGATCTCCGTTTCAACTTTTCCGGGATGAACGCAAACGACTTTTTGGTCAATCGAAATGACCGGACCCGACTCAATAAGTTATATCTTGAAGGGAATAATGTCGGCTGGTTTTCGAATTTCCGTTTGGGAAGACAGCCGAGCTCCGGAAGTACGTTATTTAACCGGTTTGACGGATTGTCTTTTGGTCTTCCGGTTTCTTCCGTGACCTGGACGAACAGCGTCGGAGCTCCAGTCGATATTTTTGCGACCGATACGCTCGCGATTGAATCCGAGCGAAAATTCTATGAAAGCTATTTATCGGTGGTCGACTATTATCATATCACGGGTAAGATCTACTTTACTCAGGAGTATTTTCAAGAATTTTCAACCCGAAGAGCCGTTGGTCTCAATGCATTCTGGATGTATGAAAACTTTAATTTGACGACGCTCCTCGATCGGGATATCGATTTCAATAAAATAAATGATGCCATGGTTAATTTCGACTATACCCGGTCCATCTTTCACTATTCCGGTCTGGTGGAGTACCGGAGAAATCCTTTTCTGGATTTCAACACGGCGCTTGCAGACCCGGCAAATTTCCTCGCGACTCCTCCTATTACGACGATGGATGATCTGATCGCAACCAAGTCGCGGGAGGAAATTATGGCCAGCGCCCTGGCTGCGACGCAAACGACGCTCGATTACAGTCTTGGACTTTCGATCGACCTCTCCCTTATCTGGCGAGTCGATTTCAGGTATGGGAAGACATTTTATAATCCAACCGATCTCGCAAGCCATATGATCACTTTTCCCATGGTCGATTCGGAGAAGATTGCAGACCGCTATTCGGCGTTTATTTTGGAGAGGAATTATTTCAATCAGAACGAGATTATTTCTACCCTTTTTCTCTATTCTCCCGGGACGGACTCCACGAATACTTCCATCGTCGCCAATATGCTTCGAATTTGGCCCAGTGGTTTCCAGGGGGGGCTTAGATTTCGATATGAAAACACCGTTTTCAATCTGTCAGCGGGGAGCTCCTTAACCCGGTATGTTCCGGGGTTTGTGATGAGATATTCGTTAAAGAATGGTGTGGAAGCGAGTCTGGAAGGGGATTATTTGATGGAAGACAATAGCTTCTCCTCGGGTTGGAACAATACCATCCAGACCCGCACCAGCGTCTCAATTCCGTTTTAA